The stretch of DNA TCTGTGTGCTTCTGATGATAAGAGAGGGAACCAGAGTcacttcttttatttctgacaGAATTTGCAGTAGTAGAAGTAAATCCAGTGAAATTTGcccattttgcatttttttacatTGAGGGAAAACCAAAGATCAAGAAACCTTTCTAAAATCcttaaaattctggttttgtcaTATAGTTTCACATATAACCTAATACTAAGGAAGATGATTTAACAGAAATCGCAATGTAACATGTTTTAGACTttttgggaaatgggaaataCATCCCAGTCTTCAGTCTCTTTTATTTGTTACTTAGTGGCAAGGTAGTCAATCTTCCACagcttcatttattttcctcatttacAAAAAAGTTACAAAGCAATATCCAGGACAGTTTTAAAGGGAAACCATTCCAGCTGTTGGGATCAACACAGAAGgaagacaaagcaaaaaagacAAGGGACAAGGGAATGGGTCTGTGGGTATTTGGCAAATCTTGGGGCAGAGAGAGGCCAAGTCCTTGGCTGTGTTTGTACCACACTGCCAGGGCCAAGCCTTGTGTGCTGCAGTATCAGGGATTCACCAGGTTTCCTTTCACAATTATCCTCCATGCTTTCTCTTTGCAATAACTTAGTGCTCTCTACTAAGGATGGCAGGTTCCTCTGTGTCCCACCAGGGTCTCACTGCTCTCTCAGCACCTGCACTGTCCAGTGATCACACAGCATTCCAAGACATTTCTCATACAGGATGCACTTGTTCTTAGTACCTCTGTAAAGAAATTAGAATTAAATCAGTAGCATGACACACACTCCCCAGTATGCTTCCTATTATAATAATCTGTATCTAATCAAActacatttatatatatttcttttcttagtaTGTGCTGCTTCTGAGTGTTCACTCACCAAGAGCTTTGGAAGATGCATTTCATGCAAATAACTGAAAGCATTACCACTGTGTGCAcacaaactgaaacagctttggaaatatttggaaaCATTTCAGCAGGGTCTGTAACATTCCTGAAGAAAACACCTGCACAGTGAAAGGTGGCTCTAGGCTTTCTGTTAGCTCACATCTTTACTTAGTGACAAAACACTAGCAATTTAGTGATGATTTGTATTCAGTACCAGGATGGGTGATATAATTAATATGCAGAGTATGTAATTAATATGCAGAGTATGTAATTAATATGCAGAGGGATGTGAGGGATGCGTACCCGGTACTGTCTGGCCTGTGGATAAACTGGATAAGGCAAATCCTTCCTGGGATAGTCAAACTCCTCCCGCTGGGCTCGGGACTGAGGGAAATAATCTGATGCTGGTTCTGCTGTCCTTAGAGGCTGATCATACATGGGACtgtgcaaaagagaaaaaggttATTAAACCTTATAATATGCTGCAAATTGCACAAAGGGATAGTttaagctgaaaaataaaaatattaaagctCACTACTGGATGCACAGCACTGAGGTAATAACATCTAAAAAGTCTTTTAAGTTCATTTTACTGTCAAACCCTCATCCTGCAAACAGAGAAGACTGAATTTATAGAAGCAGCTTTCTCtttaagcttttattttcttttcacaacAAACAATGCCACAGTACCTAATTTTCTATATTCCTACAATCACTTTCAAAGGGTTTTAAATCCACCATAGCTATACCTTCAACATTTTCAACATTTATATTGAGAAACACCAGTCCTCCTTGAGGGACTGAAACAtcagccagctgcaggctgtctctgcagcagagccctgctaTGTGAGGAGACTGCTGTGCTCTCACTGAGCTGCACCCTGGCAAACAAGTTCTCTGCAGAAGTTGCAGTAAGAGCTGCAGCAGTTGGTGCTGAGGGGGATTCAAGTGAAGAAGCACAAGCAGAAAACTGTGATTCTAAACAGGAATGAAATCAATGTCTCTGGGATTAGAGGAAAACCAGAGAAGCCTCTggataaagaaatattttaggaTTTGTATGTGAATAATCCAGTCAAAAGCTTTGTCATTTACTGGATCTTTGTTGCTTGCTGTGCTACTGGCAAAGCTGCAAAGTCATTGTGAGTCTCCAAAGCAGAGTATAAAGTGAGAATGAgcacaaaagacaaaaaataacaGCATACCTGTAATCCTGCCTTTGATTTGGGATTGAGGCATCATTAAAATCTTCTCTTTTCAGTACAATTTTTGGAATTTGTCCAACCCAGGCATCCTGTGTGAAGGAGATCAGGTGGttacacagagaaaaatgaCAACAAATTAGAATAACCAGCTCTCCAGGTACAGAATGTTAGAAGGTATAAAACCGTTTTTCACTTACAAAATACAATGTCTAGGCTACAACTCAGAGTCTGGGGGTCAGAAAGCCCTAAGTTCTGCAGCTCTGACCCGAAAAGATTCCTTTTACAAAGGGTTTTCTTCCCTACCAAACTGCAGAATCGGGTCTGTTTCGCACCTTGGGAACAACAGCATCAGCAGGACTAAATGTGAATTAGTTAAAAATTGAACAGCACCATCTCCTGGTAAAGGCAAGCTCAGACCTGCTGCATTGCCAAACCATTGATACTCTACAGATGGATTTAGCAGAAAATCCTGTAGCAGTCTAgattattttctcccttttctcagACAGCCTGCAATGTCTCCTTCTCACACCCTGTGTGTTCCTTAATATGTAAAATAATCCCTTGAAGTatcaaatgagaaaatgaacacacacacacaaattccCTTTCAGTGattctttgtattttatattgatttttttaatggtatttATCCATCTTTTCTCTTGACACCCACTAGTTCAAGCCATGATCTCTACTACATCTTGCCCAATGGAGAAaactggcacagcagagcatgATCTCTTTTTAAAGCTGCTCTTCTAACTGGCCAAAAAAAGCAATAGTTGTTTGAACATCCTGTAAAAATAATCCCTAGTTCTTTGTTTTCTCCCATGCAAATTAGTTTCACTTAATCCTTGATGAACAGTTTCACCTTCTCACATGCATTCAGTTGATCTTGGAAATCAGATGCTAGGAGACTTTAAACTCAAAttccctttattttattttttctattccCATTTTATTGTGCTGAATCCCcaagggctgggggctgtgctgtgccccctgtgccatCTCTTACCTCAGGTGGCTGATGGTGCccatgccctgggctggcagctgtgtcagtgctgaATGCAGGGTTCTGCTGTGCTCCACTGGATGGGGCCTTTGGCTGCTTCCTGGGGGAACAATGGCAATTCAGAGCAGTGGCAATGCTCAGGGTCCTGACAGATGTTTTTGTGCTGCAGATTGGTTCAACAGCCATGTCAGAGCTTTAGATGTCCTGTGGCAATGGCTGTACAAGAGCTGGGTATTATTACAGCTTTTCTATGTCAGAGCAAGTGCCAGTGACACACTTCTGGGGCTcagtgacagaagaaaaaacccataTTGTCTGTGTACTTGGGAGAGGTGTCACTGGGAAAAAGTGATGGAAGCAAAAAGCAGCTCAAATTGCCAATATCTGAGACCCAAGAGTGGGAGGAATTGTATTTAAACACCAAGCCTCTTGTCAAGTTATCAGtcttactccttttttttttaaacttgtggaaaaaaatccctaagaGCAAATAAATCAGAAACACACATTTGGTGGTGTTGAATTTAAGTAGTAAATGTACTTATCAATCTTTAAAGCTTGCCTGGTGAGCCCTAAAGAAAAGTAATGACTGAGAGTGAGGTGGGAAAATGCTGAGTAAGTGCTGAGAGCTCAGGTAAGATGCTTTGAGTTAGTTTTAAATTGTATAAATAGTATTTTGGCAGTATGGTAACCTTGTGCTTTTAAACACCCAGAGGTTAAAAATTAACCAGAATACCAGACTTCTTTTGCTGAACTTCCATTTTGAGTACAAAACTCCTTGTAAGTGCACCCAGAGTCACTTACCcaacttttttcattttcaagcaGCAGACAGCAGAAAATATTACAACCACTATGATAACCAGTGCCACTCCAGGAAGAGTGGCCACTAAAATGAAATCCAGAGTGTTCCAAAGGTGGTTACATTTGGGGCCCATGTACCAGTACTCCATCCAGCCTGTTCTGTAGTAATTACatctgcaaataaaaaatattcacttTTAGGAACAGCATTTTAAATCAAAAGTAAGCAATACCAAAAAAGTACAATATTCTgctatataattatttattattcaaCACTGCAGGGGCCAAGAGTTTCactgtttttcctgtttgtttaaAGGTGTTTTTTAATCTTAGTTACACCCATCTGTTTCCAGATTTGATGTAAAAGTACTTTGCCAGGCTCTGAGAAACCAAGTCCAAGTTGGCATTTCAGGAGTCCAAGATAAGGAGCTGTGATGGGGACAGGGTGCAGCATCCAAGTCATGGCCTGGCTCAGGTCAAAGATCTCTTTGTCTGCTCTcagcatggcagagctgctcctcacattTCTGGCTGTCATTATgacatagatttttttaaaagggaaaaaatcccgACTACATAATGGAGAATAGAACATTAagatatctattttttttttttttaactcaaaaaaaataattgatcaACCTGAGAAAAAATTGAACTTGTGATTACACAGCTCATTCAGTTCTAAAGTAAAATAGTTGGgagaacaggaaaaataaagggcTACAGTGATTACCTACATTAGGAATGACATAGCCcacacatatatttaaaaagaaaacactatGCCCAAATCCCAGATTTGATGCTTTGTACCAGAGCTATAAATTTATGCAGATTGTGAATGAAGatcaacatttattttcatggaTCACTTTGGAGGATCTAAATTTATTTCATCATCCATCCAAACAAACCAAGCCCACACACTACCTGCAAAAAGGTTCTTCATTTTTACACAGACAAGGAATATTTTCAGGACAGAATTCACCTGTATTACCCAGACAGGCCCCAAAGTCCACAACTCCACTGCAGCTGGCTGtgaattaaaacaaagcaaGTTTTTAATGCAATTATACAGTAACATACTGTCAGTGGGCTGTGTTGCTAATTACACCAGAAATTTATGCTTCAGATGTACTCTGTAGATGACACTAAATCTTACTTTCCTGTGACTTGTGTCTGGAAAATTTTGAAGCTAtttgagaaatgaaaatttacCAGCTTAAATTACTTTACCCTGAATGTGTACCCATCTTCCTGTTGGCCAGGAATTTGTATGGCTTGTGTTGTTATGGTTTTTATCTCATAATGATAAGTGTGGTTGTGTCTGAATTCCACTATATATCATGTCTGGCTTGCTGACAAGGACTAAAAGTCATGAGACTCATTAGAGAGAGACTCATTAGAGATTCCAACTTTCCATTATAATCCAAATTAGAAGCTTTTTGTGAGTTCTGCAATGGGATTATCCCTTGGCTTAGCCTACAAAAGGATCTGCTTTGCATTAATGTTGGTTCTCCTCTATCTTTTTTGCTGTGTAAACACTGGGCTGTAAATTATGTTCCAGAATCTGAGTGTTTACAGTATTTCACAGGTGTTTGGCTGGCTAAAAAGAACTCCCTCAGCAGCCTGAACCATCACCAAACACCAGCACGTTTGGCACTCCCACCCCACATCCTTTGTTACCTGTTCTCTCCTGCTCAGCACTTGGACTTGGACCAGGCACCACCCTGAACACCCAGAAAAGTCCCCAAACTGCCACCAGAGCCAAATCC from Ammospiza nelsoni isolate bAmmNel1 chromosome 15, bAmmNel1.pri, whole genome shotgun sequence encodes:
- the LOC132080211 gene encoding uncharacterized protein LOC132080211; the protein is MSFLKVLLCVLLLASPLLGETPQPSCSGVVDFGACLGNTGEFCPENIPCLCKNEEPFCRCNYYRTGWMEYWYMGPKCNHLWNTLDFILVATLPGVALVIIVVVIFSAVCCLKMKKVGKQPKAPSSGAQQNPAFSTDTAASPGHGHHQPPEDAWVGQIPKIVLKREDFNDASIPNQRQDYSPMYDQPLRTAEPASDYFPQSRAQREEFDYPRKDLPYPVYPQARQYRRY